The following nucleotide sequence is from Pseudomonas putida S13.1.2.
CCTTCGTAGCTGGCGTCGCCCTTGAAGGTCTGCTCGCCCTTGTCGACGCTGACCAGATGGGTCATGGCCCCTTCCACGGCCAGCGACGAAGCGTTCCACAACGGCGTAGCGCCGAACGACACCAGGCCGTTGAGTACCACATGCAAGGTCTTGCCGCGGGCCAGCCCGGTTTCACCGTGGCCGGGCACTTCGCCGATCAGGTTGGTGCCGCCGGCGGTGCCGGCCAGGGCACCGTACAGCGGCCCGTTGATCGTGGTGAAGTTGCTGATCAGCGGCATGTTTTCGCGGTAGTTGACGTCCAGCCCCACGCTCACCGGGCCGACGCTCTTGGCCAGGCTGATGCCGTAGATATCGATATCGTCGGCATAGGCCGTCATGTAGCTGGTGCCGTCCAGGCTGCCCGTGTGCAGGTTGGGGGCATTGATCAGCACCGCGGGGGTCGGGTCGGAGGTGTTGCGGTAGTAGAAGCCCAGGGTGCCGTCGAGCCATTCCGGGCTCCACTTGGCCATTACACCGAAGTCGCCGCTGTTGTGCGGGCGGATGTCATGCCCGCGGGGTGCGCCATAGAAGGCACCGGCACCGCCGACCGCGTTGGGCACCGGCAGCCAGAAAATGTCGGCACCGTCGCCAAGCATGTCGTAGGCGCCCATGTAGGTGCCCCCTTCAGGCAGGCGCGAGTTTTCGAATTCGAGAAAGTACTGGGCCGCCAGGGTCAACTCCGGGGTGATCGTGTAACTCAGCGACAGCTGCTTGCGCGGCAGGAACAGTTCCTTGGTTTCGGTACCGGGCACGTTGTACAGCTTGGCCAGGTCCAGTGCCGACTGGCCATAGTTGATGCCGTTGGCGGCGTTGAACAAGGTCTCGCCCCAGTACACCGAGTGCCAGCCGAGCTTGCCGCTGAGCATCGACTCGTCACCGATTTCGGTGCTGTAGAACACGAAGGCATCGAGGAATTCGCCAGACGGGCCGTTGTAGTACCGGTCGCTGTAATTGCTCAGGCCATGGCGCCTGGACGGGCCGCCCTGCAGCACAGTGCCGGCCGGCAGGCCACCG
It contains:
- a CDS encoding DUF1302 domain-containing protein, giving the protein MNNNKNVLFCLHRRNLLATLVLVAGAPAAQAFQLDLADPDWNVRFDNTAKLSYGQRVEGQNAKVARTANLNDGDKNFSVGSAVTQRVDLLTELDVVYQGNMGMRVSAASWYDHAYDDVGSNSNPFPGQAGNAGNLVLARPAGGLPAGTVLQGGPSRRHGLSNYSDRYYNGPSGEFLDAFVFYSTEIGDESMLSGKLGWHSVYWGETLFNAANGINYGQSALDLAKLYNVPGTETKELFLPRKQLSLSYTITPELTLAAQYFLEFENSRLPEGGTYMGAYDMLGDGADIFWLPVPNAVGGAGAFYGAPRGHDIRPHNSGDFGVMAKWSPEWLDGTLGFYYRNTSDPTPAVLINAPNLHTGSLDGTSYMTAYADDIDIYGISLAKSVGPVSVGLDVNYRENMPLISNFTTINGPLYGALAGTAGGTNLIGEVPGHGETGLARGKTLHVVLNGLVSFGATPLWNASSLAVEGAMTHLVSVDKGEQTFKGDASYEGVDKVTTNAYTLAVNFTPTWFQALPGVDITLPLSYNVGLKGNSAVQLGGNEDSGSFSIGIAADVYQKYKFDLKYVDSFGKFDTCETGTDNNTPGTNGRYQCIPGQITSQAGLAPLLKDRGMVTASFKTTF